In a genomic window of Lycium ferocissimum isolate CSIRO_LF1 chromosome 9, AGI_CSIRO_Lferr_CH_V1, whole genome shotgun sequence:
- the LOC132031499 gene encoding origin of replication complex subunit 3 isoform X3 has product MIGFGCCCCCCLTCYLIQLLLPTCLESLSTSILMSSSVPEMDSPNEHPPTDPLADNNLQPFFVLHKASNPRKSTKRRLDSSPKVSLNNENMNENLKMEAFQCVWSIIETKIKDVLRSINADAFDEIGRWVRESFNEICSCRGPVDASKSSVPYPFVHNGGIVKKLFTGLVFTKNIEIVDDILTFAELGLNLKSRGCYVANISSLDLSTKNGIGGCLRAFLRQLLMVEIEAADVSLLASWYSDHGKYEKPVVVIIEDMERCSGALLSDFINMLSEWSVKIPIILIAGVATSIDAPRNVLTSHALQYLSTSTFFLKSPAERMDAIIEAVLVKKCAGFSVGHKVATFLRNYFLRQDGTVTSFVRALKMAIVQQLSVEPLSFVLKFLVDEGDNKRSCYEDLANLPEELIKHAFDLPSYRTYSVNRNNHVELNATSLGHGLSELQRLQELWRSRLMALDPELYNSRLSNHDRDSAEDKSLLSNNDKLFRLQKAEVTNQVIRKIRDLPAAKLSQLLKSWERLTKGTIEVHEKIMELQSHMVSEDVKSQKAELIDISKRHINRRRLNMEKDACTSNDKAMTLAGQTIRDNMQPIECMPFHELICFKDVDNLQSALVGDPRRRIQIDLLNFHKILKCGCCSNSGGTLLPSMHDTSIMYTLAQEHGDLINLHDWFQSFKASISSSGKKELKKLASPKKRKDGTYSQNSSDALIQARFCRAVMELQITGLLRMPSKRRPDYVQRVAFGV; this is encoded by the exons atgattggctttggttgttgttgttgttgttgtctaaCTTGTTACTTAATTCAGTTGTTGTTGCCTACTTGCCTTGAGTCACTGTCAACCTCAATACTGATGTCTAGCTCTGTTCCAGAAATGGATTCACCAAATGAACATCCTCCCACGGACCCACTTGCAGACAACAATCTTCAG CCATTCTTTGTGCTGCACAAGGCATCAAATCCTAGAAAATCCACCAAAAGAAGACTTGACTCTTCACCAAAAGTATCATTGAACAATGAAAACATGAACGAGAACTTGAAAATGGAAGCTTTCCAGTGTGTATGGTCAATAATTGAAACCAAGATTAAG GATGTCTTGAGGAGTATAAATGCTGATGCGTTTGATGAGATAGGAAGATGGGTTCGTGAATCTTTTAATGAAATTTGTTCGTGCAGAGGGCCTGTTGATGCATCAAAGTCAAGTGTTCCATACCCTTTTGTTCATAATGGTGGTATAGTTAAAAAGCTCTTCACTGGTTTGGTCTTCACCA AGAATATTGAAATTGTCGATGACATATTAACTTTTGCTGAACTTGGTTTAAACTTGAAATCTCGTGGATGCTATGTGGCTAATATTTCCTCCTTAGACTTATCTACCAAGAATGGCATTGGGGGCTGTCTAAGAGCATTTCTGAGACAATTGCTTATGGTCGAGATTGAA GCAGCTGATGTTTCGCTTTTAGCATCATGGTATAGTGACCATGGCAAGTATGAGAAACCAGTGGTTGTAATTATTGAGGATATGGAGAGGTGTTCTGGGGCTCTTTTATCAGATTTCATCAATATGTTGAG TGAATGGTCTGTTAAGATTCCGATCATCCTAATTGCTGGTGTTGCTACAAGTATTGATGCTCCCAGAAATGTGCTCACTTCCCATGCACTTCAATATTTGTCTACGTCGACATTCTTTCTGAAATCCCCAGCTGAAAGGATGGATGCAATCATTGAGGCTGTTCTAGTAAAAAAATGTGCTGGCTTTAGTGTTGGCCACAAGGTGGCGACTTTCTTGAGGAACTATTTTTTAAGGCAAGATGGAACAGTTACTTCATTTGTTAGAGCCTTAAAG ATGGCAATAGTTCAACAACTTTCCGTCGAGCCTCTTAGCTTTGTGCTCAAGTTTTTAGTTGATGAGGGAGATAATAAG AGGTCATGCTATGAGGATCTTGCTAATTTGCCAGAGGAATTGATTAAGCATGCTTTTGATCTTCCATCTTACAGGACATATTCAGTAAATCG GAATAATCATGTAGAACTAAATGCGACGAGTCTAGGCCATGGACTATCAGAACTGCAGAGGCTGCAGGAACTATGGAGATCTCGCCTTATG GCACTGGATCCTGAGTTATACAACTCCAGGTTATCAAATCATGACCGTGATAGTGCAGAAGATAAGAGCTTGTTGTCAAATAATGATAAACTGTTCAGGCTACAAAAGGCTGAGGTTACCAATCAGGTCATCCGCAAAATAAG GGATTTACCAGCTGCGAAGCTATCCCAGTTGCTTAAGAGTTGGGAGAGGCTCACCAAAGGGACAATTGAG GTTCATGAGAAGATTATGGAGCTACAGTCTCACATGGTATCAGAGGATGTCAAAAGTCAGAAAGCAGAATTAATTGATATATCAAA GAGGCATATCAATCGACGCCGTTTAAATATGGAGAAAGATGCGTGCACATCAAATGACAAAGCTATGACTTTAGCAGGTCAAACGATAAG GGACAACATGCAGCCCATTGAGTGTATGCCATTTCATGAACTTATTTGCTTCAAGGATGTTGACAATCTCCAATCA GCTTTGGTTGGTGATCCAAGAAGAAGAATTCAAATTGATCTCTTgaatttccacaaaattctcAAGTGTGGATGTTGCAGCAATAGTGGCGGTACACTATTACCATCTATGCATGATACTTCAATAAT GTATACACTGGCGCAGGAGCATGGTGATCTCATTAATCTCCATGACTGGTTTCAATCTTTTAAAGCATCCATTTCAAGCTCAGGAAAGAAAGAGTTGAAGAAGCTGGCTTCAcctaagaaaagaaaggatggTACCTATTCTCAGAACAGTTCTGACGCATTGATTCA AGCGAGGTTTTGCAGAGCTGTGATGGAGCTGCAGATAACAGGGTTGCTTCGTATGCCAAGCAAACGGCGTCCTGATTATGTGCAGAGAGTGGCTTTTGGAGTGTAA
- the LOC132031499 gene encoding origin of replication complex subunit 3 isoform X6, translating to MIGFGCCCCCCLTCYLIQLLLPTCLESLSTSILMSSSVPEMDSPNEHPPTDPLADNNLQPFFVLHKASNPRKSTKRRLDSSPKVSLNNENMNENLKMEAFQCVWSIIETKIKDVLRSINADAFDEIGRWVRESFNEICSCRGPVDASKSSVPYPFVHNGGIVKKLFTGLVFTKNIEIVDDILTFAELGLNLKSRGCYVANISSLDLSTKNGIGGCLRAFLRQLLMVEIEAADVSLLASWYSDHGKYEKPVVVIIEDMERCSGALLSDFINMLSEWSVKIPIILIAGVATSIDAPRNVLTSHALQYLSTSTFFLKSPAERMDAIIEAVLVKKCAGFSVGHKVATFLRNYFLRQDGTVTSFVRALKMAIVQQLSVEPLSFVLKFLVDEGDNKRSCYEDLANLPEELIKHAFDLPSYRTYSVNRNNHVELNATSLGHGLSELQRLQELWRSRLMCLHEAGKYHKVALLDLFLEALDPELYNSRLSNHDRDSAEDKSLLSNNDKLFRLQKAEVTNQVIRKIRDLPAAKLSQLLKSWERLTKGTIEVHEKIMELQSHMVSEDVKSQKAELIDISKRHINRRRLNMEKDACTSNDKAMTLAGQTIRDNMQPIECMPFHELICFKDVDNLQSALVGDPRRRIQIDLLNFHKILKCGCCSNSGGTLLPSMHDTSIINHCICLEFLDRFWVPCPVGSHTHVVSTRVRHRSEESAQLRPVYTGAGAW from the exons atgattggctttggttgttgttgttgttgttgtctaaCTTGTTACTTAATTCAGTTGTTGTTGCCTACTTGCCTTGAGTCACTGTCAACCTCAATACTGATGTCTAGCTCTGTTCCAGAAATGGATTCACCAAATGAACATCCTCCCACGGACCCACTTGCAGACAACAATCTTCAG CCATTCTTTGTGCTGCACAAGGCATCAAATCCTAGAAAATCCACCAAAAGAAGACTTGACTCTTCACCAAAAGTATCATTGAACAATGAAAACATGAACGAGAACTTGAAAATGGAAGCTTTCCAGTGTGTATGGTCAATAATTGAAACCAAGATTAAG GATGTCTTGAGGAGTATAAATGCTGATGCGTTTGATGAGATAGGAAGATGGGTTCGTGAATCTTTTAATGAAATTTGTTCGTGCAGAGGGCCTGTTGATGCATCAAAGTCAAGTGTTCCATACCCTTTTGTTCATAATGGTGGTATAGTTAAAAAGCTCTTCACTGGTTTGGTCTTCACCA AGAATATTGAAATTGTCGATGACATATTAACTTTTGCTGAACTTGGTTTAAACTTGAAATCTCGTGGATGCTATGTGGCTAATATTTCCTCCTTAGACTTATCTACCAAGAATGGCATTGGGGGCTGTCTAAGAGCATTTCTGAGACAATTGCTTATGGTCGAGATTGAA GCAGCTGATGTTTCGCTTTTAGCATCATGGTATAGTGACCATGGCAAGTATGAGAAACCAGTGGTTGTAATTATTGAGGATATGGAGAGGTGTTCTGGGGCTCTTTTATCAGATTTCATCAATATGTTGAG TGAATGGTCTGTTAAGATTCCGATCATCCTAATTGCTGGTGTTGCTACAAGTATTGATGCTCCCAGAAATGTGCTCACTTCCCATGCACTTCAATATTTGTCTACGTCGACATTCTTTCTGAAATCCCCAGCTGAAAGGATGGATGCAATCATTGAGGCTGTTCTAGTAAAAAAATGTGCTGGCTTTAGTGTTGGCCACAAGGTGGCGACTTTCTTGAGGAACTATTTTTTAAGGCAAGATGGAACAGTTACTTCATTTGTTAGAGCCTTAAAG ATGGCAATAGTTCAACAACTTTCCGTCGAGCCTCTTAGCTTTGTGCTCAAGTTTTTAGTTGATGAGGGAGATAATAAG AGGTCATGCTATGAGGATCTTGCTAATTTGCCAGAGGAATTGATTAAGCATGCTTTTGATCTTCCATCTTACAGGACATATTCAGTAAATCG GAATAATCATGTAGAACTAAATGCGACGAGTCTAGGCCATGGACTATCAGAACTGCAGAGGCTGCAGGAACTATGGAGATCTCGCCTTATG TGTTTACATGAAGCTGGAAAGTACCATAAAGTTGCATTGTTGGACTTGTTTTTGGAGGCACTGGATCCTGAGTTATACAACTCCAGGTTATCAAATCATGACCGTGATAGTGCAGAAGATAAGAGCTTGTTGTCAAATAATGATAAACTGTTCAGGCTACAAAAGGCTGAGGTTACCAATCAGGTCATCCGCAAAATAAG GGATTTACCAGCTGCGAAGCTATCCCAGTTGCTTAAGAGTTGGGAGAGGCTCACCAAAGGGACAATTGAG GTTCATGAGAAGATTATGGAGCTACAGTCTCACATGGTATCAGAGGATGTCAAAAGTCAGAAAGCAGAATTAATTGATATATCAAA GAGGCATATCAATCGACGCCGTTTAAATATGGAGAAAGATGCGTGCACATCAAATGACAAAGCTATGACTTTAGCAGGTCAAACGATAAG GGACAACATGCAGCCCATTGAGTGTATGCCATTTCATGAACTTATTTGCTTCAAGGATGTTGACAATCTCCAATCA GCTTTGGTTGGTGATCCAAGAAGAAGAATTCAAATTGATCTCTTgaatttccacaaaattctcAAGTGTGGATGTTGCAGCAATAGTGGCGGTACACTATTACCATCTATGCATGATACTTCAATAAT AAATCATTGTATATGTCTCGAATTTCTCGATCGATTTTGGGTACCATGTCCGGTAGGATCCCACACCCATGTCGtgtcgacacgggtgcggcatcGAAGTGAAGAGTCCGCGCAACTTCGACCT GTATACACTGGCGCAGGAGCATGGTGA
- the LOC132031499 gene encoding origin of replication complex subunit 3 isoform X7, which yields MIGFGCCCCCCLTCYLIQLLLPTCLESLSTSILMSSSVPEMDSPNEHPPTDPLADNNLQPFFVLHKASNPRKSTKRRLDSSPKVSLNNENMNENLKMEAFQCVWSIIETKIKDVLRSINADAFDEIGRWVRESFNEICSCRGPVDASKSSVPYPFVHNGGIVKKLFTGLVFTKNIEIVDDILTFAELGLNLKSRGCYVANISSLDLSTKNGIGGCLRAFLRQLLMVEIEAADVSLLASWYSDHGKYEKPVVVIIEDMERCSGALLSDFINMLSEWSVKIPIILIAGVATSIDAPRNVLTSHALQYLSTSTFFLKSPAERMDAIIEAVLVKKCAGFSVGHKVATFLRNYFLRQDGTVTSFVRALKMAIVQQLSVEPLSFVLKFLVDEGDNKRSCYEDLANLPEELIKHAFDLPSYRTYSVNRNNHVELNATSLGHGLSELQRLQELWRSRLMCLHEAGKYHKVALLDLFLEALDPELYNSRLSNHDRDSAEDKSLLSNNDKLFRLQKAEVTNQVIRKIRDLPAAKLSQLLKSWERLTKGTIEVHEKIMELQSHMVSEDVKSQKAELIDISKILFRHTLPKKSFRHVSCLGLD from the exons atgattggctttggttgttgttgttgttgttgtctaaCTTGTTACTTAATTCAGTTGTTGTTGCCTACTTGCCTTGAGTCACTGTCAACCTCAATACTGATGTCTAGCTCTGTTCCAGAAATGGATTCACCAAATGAACATCCTCCCACGGACCCACTTGCAGACAACAATCTTCAG CCATTCTTTGTGCTGCACAAGGCATCAAATCCTAGAAAATCCACCAAAAGAAGACTTGACTCTTCACCAAAAGTATCATTGAACAATGAAAACATGAACGAGAACTTGAAAATGGAAGCTTTCCAGTGTGTATGGTCAATAATTGAAACCAAGATTAAG GATGTCTTGAGGAGTATAAATGCTGATGCGTTTGATGAGATAGGAAGATGGGTTCGTGAATCTTTTAATGAAATTTGTTCGTGCAGAGGGCCTGTTGATGCATCAAAGTCAAGTGTTCCATACCCTTTTGTTCATAATGGTGGTATAGTTAAAAAGCTCTTCACTGGTTTGGTCTTCACCA AGAATATTGAAATTGTCGATGACATATTAACTTTTGCTGAACTTGGTTTAAACTTGAAATCTCGTGGATGCTATGTGGCTAATATTTCCTCCTTAGACTTATCTACCAAGAATGGCATTGGGGGCTGTCTAAGAGCATTTCTGAGACAATTGCTTATGGTCGAGATTGAA GCAGCTGATGTTTCGCTTTTAGCATCATGGTATAGTGACCATGGCAAGTATGAGAAACCAGTGGTTGTAATTATTGAGGATATGGAGAGGTGTTCTGGGGCTCTTTTATCAGATTTCATCAATATGTTGAG TGAATGGTCTGTTAAGATTCCGATCATCCTAATTGCTGGTGTTGCTACAAGTATTGATGCTCCCAGAAATGTGCTCACTTCCCATGCACTTCAATATTTGTCTACGTCGACATTCTTTCTGAAATCCCCAGCTGAAAGGATGGATGCAATCATTGAGGCTGTTCTAGTAAAAAAATGTGCTGGCTTTAGTGTTGGCCACAAGGTGGCGACTTTCTTGAGGAACTATTTTTTAAGGCAAGATGGAACAGTTACTTCATTTGTTAGAGCCTTAAAG ATGGCAATAGTTCAACAACTTTCCGTCGAGCCTCTTAGCTTTGTGCTCAAGTTTTTAGTTGATGAGGGAGATAATAAG AGGTCATGCTATGAGGATCTTGCTAATTTGCCAGAGGAATTGATTAAGCATGCTTTTGATCTTCCATCTTACAGGACATATTCAGTAAATCG GAATAATCATGTAGAACTAAATGCGACGAGTCTAGGCCATGGACTATCAGAACTGCAGAGGCTGCAGGAACTATGGAGATCTCGCCTTATG TGTTTACATGAAGCTGGAAAGTACCATAAAGTTGCATTGTTGGACTTGTTTTTGGAGGCACTGGATCCTGAGTTATACAACTCCAGGTTATCAAATCATGACCGTGATAGTGCAGAAGATAAGAGCTTGTTGTCAAATAATGATAAACTGTTCAGGCTACAAAAGGCTGAGGTTACCAATCAGGTCATCCGCAAAATAAG GGATTTACCAGCTGCGAAGCTATCCCAGTTGCTTAAGAGTTGGGAGAGGCTCACCAAAGGGACAATTGAG GTTCATGAGAAGATTATGGAGCTACAGTCTCACATGGTATCAGAGGATGTCAAAAGTCAGAAAGCAGAATTAATTGATATATCAAA GATTTTGTTCCGGCATACTTTACCAAAAAAAAGTTTCCGGCATGTCAGTTGCCTTGGCCTAGATTAA